GAACACCGCCGGTTCATGGAATTCGCAAACGTCGTTCGCAAGGAGCGCTATATCGGCCTCTGCTACGGCGCGGCAGGTGTGGGCAAAACGCAGTCCGCTAGACGGTACGCTCACTGGCAAAGCGTTGAGCCGCTTCTCACTCGCTGGGGGCCTCGCGACGAAGCAGACAAGAAGATCTATGCGACGCTCGCCCGGTCACGCGTCCTCTTCTTCACACCGGACGTACGAGCCAACTTCGGCGCGCTTCGACATCAGATAGACGATCTGCTCGGCCGCATCAATGTCTGCATCGACCAGCACACGGGCAAAACGGCTCGCACTCTGCCTTGGGACTACGTGGAGCTGGTCGTCCTCGACGAGGCGGAGCGCCTCAATACCGCCGCTCTGGAATATCTGCGTGACCTTTTCGACCGCAACGATATCGGCCTCATCCTGATCGGCATGCCGGGGATCGAGAAGCGCATGTCCCGCTACCCACAGCTTTACAGCCGAGTCGGCTTCGCCCATCACTACCGTCCGCTGCTTGGCGATGAACTGTCGTTCGTGCTCGCACGGCACTGGCAGAAGCTTGGCCTGCAGCTCGACGGGGCGGACTTCACAGACGCTCAGGCCATTGCGAGTATCGCCAGGATTACGGGAGGCAATTTCAGACTTCTACGCCGACTATTCCTGCAGATCGAGCGGGTTCTCCGGGTCAACGACCTGACCGTAATCACCGACGACGTGGTCAACGCCGCCCGCAGTACACTCGTCATTGGCGTCAGCTAGCCCTGAAGAAAGCCCGCCATGTAGCCCTGAAGATCACACTTTAACCCGCGCCATTAGTCGTATCATAAAGGAGAATTAAACCTTTCCGATACGGGATTTCGAAGGGCGCTGTTACGTATCGTTTAGGTATACCTCAGCAGTACATCTCGATCAATCGTCTGCCAAGGGTGCTTAGAATTAAGCTTCCCACAACTTTCCTTCAGCCTACGCCAAAGGAATGAATTCACCTCTCAATGTCAACAAGTATTTGGGTCATACAACGTTCGAGACAAGCTATTGGAGCCTCTGCGCAGGCGGCCGATTTGACGATGTCGGTGTGTGACTTGAGTCGGCGGCCAAGTTTTTCAGCGGGGGGGGCCGTGCTTTGCTTGTTCTGGCTGGGGTTTGTGCGGAGTCGAAGACTCATAGCCCGTCTCCCGGCGCTAGGCGGCGGTTCCCGCCAGGTGCTTGCGGTGGAGGTAGAGGTTGATGAGGGCGAAGTTGGCGCATAGCCGGTGATGGTTCTTGGCGATGCCTCGGTAGCGTACCTTGTCGAAGCCGAAGACGCGCTTCAGGACACGGAAGACATGTTCTACTTTCGCTCTTACTTTTGATTTCGTCGTATTCTTCTTCTTTGCCGCTTCATCGACATAGTTCTTGAACCTGGTTCGCTTGCAGGTCATGTCCTGGGCCTTGGGCGCGGCCTGCCGGATGGCCTTGGTCTGGCCTTGATAGCCGCCGTCGCCCCACACCTTTCGCTCGTCGCCATGCAGCAAATCCGGCAGCATGTGAACGTCTGAAACGTTGGCCGCAGACGTCGCCACCGAATGCACGTGACCTTCTTTTGCATCAACGCCGATGTGCGCCTTCAGTCCGAAGTACCACTGCTTGCCCTTACGAGTCTGACGCATCGCCGGATCACGCTCTTTCTTCTCGTTCTTGGTCGAAGAAGGCGCATGAATAATGGTCGCATCCACGATCGTGCCGGTCTCGATGCGGATGCCCCTGGCCGCCAGATGCAGGTTCACCGCGTCGAGCATGGCACCGCCAAGGTCATGCTTTTCGAGCAGGTGGCGGAAGCGCAGCACTGTCGTTTCATCCGGTGCCGGAGCCACGCCCAGGTCAACACCAGCGAACCGCCGCAGCGTGAAGGACTCGTAAAACGCCTCTTCGACGCCGGGGTCGGACAAGTTGAACCACTGTTGCATAAAGTACGTCCGAAGCATGATCGCAAGCCCGACAGGACGACGGCCGTTGCCGGCCTTCGGGTAGTGCGGTTCGACCAGAGCCTGTAACTCGGGCCACGGAACAACCACTTCCATTTCATCCAAAAACAGCTCCCGCCGAGACTTCCGCCCATACTTCTCAAAGCTCGACTGGGACGCAAACGTCTGCTGCTTCATCGCCATCCACCCCTAACCATCAGATTAATCCATCAGGCCGCGGACGCAGAACTTGTGAAGAGTTTCCCTATATGCCCTAATGAGGGCAGCAAAGATTCCTCACATAAAGATTGGCACGACGATCCGGCTCGATCCTGAACGTGTAGTTTGGGCACAGAAGAAATCCATTTGAAACGCCGGCGTGCTTCGAGGGGGAACAGATGATGTAGTACGGGCAGAGGCAGCGTCGGGGTTCACTGTAGCTGCACCCGACGAAGGATCAGCATAAGAGCTGAAGTAGCTATGCTTTGCAAGCACTCTTCAACTGCAAGTAATTCAGCCGTTGCTCTGAGTTCGCGGGTGGAAGAAGAGCCAATGCCGCATCAGCTTGTTCATCTATTCGCCTACAGGATTGATACTCCTCCTTGTGCCATTCGCGGAGATCAGCGAGTGCCTGCCAGAGTTGCTCGATTACTGCGCGAGTGGCGACAGCTTGAGCCTCCAACCGCTGTACTTCCTGGCTCAATTCTGATTGGCGTCCGACATCGATCAGATTCGCTCTGTCTTTAGCTGCCGGTTCGCTGTTGACCCACTTGTGATCAGAAATGACCGCCGCCTCACTCGTGCCCCTTGCTAACGTTTCCTTCGTGCGCATTGCCATTACCCATATTCACATTAGGGAAGTTGAGCGCCTGCCCTTTTTGGCACATTCAAGAGATCTGGGAAGACAAAGAGCCCTTGATCCATTTTGATCAGAACCTAGCTCCTTTGGGTTACAGACCTCCCTACGCGAGTTTATTAGCCTATACGTACCCCATCCAGAGTCTTTAGGGGTTAGGCGGTTGCAGGTGGACGAAGTAGTGAAGCAATTGGAACAAGATTTTGCTATAGCGCAACATGGCCGGAAGATGGCTACCGAATTAGTCAGTGAACTCTTATCGCGTTCCCGAAGGTTTAGCACACCTCCAAATGAACGTTTGGCTGGTGAGATTGTTGCTAGCCGGTCGCCCGACCTTCCGGTGAGGCTTAGTTCGGATCGAAAAAATAGGCCCTCCAAAGAGGGCTGTGCGTAATTTAGATCATCTTCTTCTGGAGGATGATTCAATGCATAAAATCACAGCTAATTGTTTATAGATCTTTGGCGTTCGGCGATCTCCGCGTGTGAGCTATCGTGGCTGGTGTACCGCGTTTCACCTCGTATCACATTCTTGGTCAGTGTGGCGGCGGCCGTTCTGGGGAAGTCATTGGGAGAGAAGGTAGAACTGCAAAAGCCCTGCGTATGTTCCTAGATGAAGCGAGTACGCAGATTGGAACCACTATGGGGCTTTTATTGAACAACTGATAGATCAGCCGTTCGCTGAGCTTTTTGCATACTACCGCACAGGTACAACAGAGCAGGTCGTCCCATAGGCGGGGCGTAGGGTACCGCCCACAGTCAGGAGCGTTCCAGCCCAAAGCTCCAATAAGACGTTTCTGTTTCACAATCGAGTGATGACCCTGCGAAAGGGCAGGACGTCAATGAGGACGTCTGGAGTAGCATATGCCCGCTTTCAGCCCTCTGTTTAAGGGAACTAAGTTAGAGAACAAAATGTCCCCACGTATTGGCTGCGAGGATCTATCGTGACGAGTTCTGTCAGTGTAAACAAGAGCACAACTCATCCCCCGGAGCGAGCTACGACGTCGGTCTCTCGACTCCACCTAGACCGCGCTTATTTGGTGATGCACTTGAGCACAATGGTCCTTGGTTTCACCGGGCGATAGGCCACACCTAAGGGGTGGGGCTTTGCGTTTACGCTTGGTTTGAGTCGGAGGCCGCACGTGACTCGATATCAATGGAATAACGATGTTCCCCGATGCCGTTCACCGCTTGGAGAATTGTGCGGAATGCCCGGATAGTCCGTCCTTGCTTGCCGATGGCTTTTCCAAGATCGGTAGCCGCCACGCGGAGGCTGATCTGAGTGCCATTGACATCAGGAACCACCACCAACCTAATTTGGTCGGGGCTATCCACCAAGAAGGGAAGTGTCCCCCTTAAAAGGGACTGCATGTGTAGCGGGAGTTTCTCCCATGCCTCAATAGGAAGCAATGTGCCCTGCGCGGCTTGCGGTTTGCTCTCGGAGCGTCTCAGGTCGGTTACGTCAGATTTCAAGCCGGTGACGCGGTAGGCGTGGCCGTTCTTATCGTAGACGCAACGCCCCATCGACCTCACCCACCGATAGCTTCCATCCCCACGGTTCACACGAACGTCCACGCTGTACTCTTTGCCTGTTGTGATGCAGCCAATGATTGCGTCCGAGAGTGGCGCTATGTCGTCCAGGTGCAACATCCGCTCAAAGAGCTTATTTGAGACTCCGGTCCCTGCCTCGTTAGGGTCGATGCTATAGAGTTTCGCGGTGGTTTCATCCGCGTAAACGATGCCGGTATGGATGTGCCAGTCCCACACCCCCAGGCATCCCGCAGTGAGGGCCATACGGAGGCGCTCGTTCGCTTCGGCGAGGTTCCGCATCGCCACAACTTGCCCGGTCATGTCGTCAAGGGTCCGGTAGATTCCGACGACAGACCCCTCGTCATAGATAGGACTCAGGCTGTAAGTGAAATGAATTTCGTCTGAGGGATTTGCCCTCTTGAAAGTGAAAGGGACACCCTCCCCGGTGAATGACTCTCCGTTGGTAAGCACAGCGCGGAACTGTTGCTCCACATTGGGCCAATGCTCCATCCAAAGCTTTTCTGCCGAGAGACCCAGGAAATCATTGAGGTAATCACCCATCATGCGGACGCTAGCGTCGTTGCAGATGAAGATCAGTTCGGGACCCCAATAGAGAGCAGCGGCGACCGAGGAGTTGAGCGCAAGATTGACGGACGAAACTAAGGCATGGGGCCAACCTTCGATAGGGCCGAGCAGGGTGTCCCGCCAAATGTAATTTCGTACGCGCCCGGCCATTTCGCTGGCTCCGACGATACGCGCACAGGCGCTCAACCCCGAAGCGGAAACATTTTCTGATTTTTTCATGGTATATGGTCCCTCAGGCATTCGACCGCTGGCAATAACATACAGCACACCCGGAGAAAATCAGATATCAGATACTGCAAATGGCCTAGTCGTAAGAACTGGCAGGACAAAGTGCCGCACTTTCTACCCGCCAAACACTTCTCAGCGGTGGATTCAAACCAACCTCTAGCTTGCCGATGCTTCTTTGACAAGGAAGGCTGGCCCCTAACCCCATGGTAGGAGCCTGCGTCACCCGCCCCCGTCGCAACGGGCTCAGCACTTCCCTCTTCTCCGAGATACGGTTTGACGGGCCTTGCTATCAAGTTATCCGATCGGGCGGCTACGTGGAGCAAGTTTCCCTGACGAGCTTCATGAGTTTTTGAAATGGTCAGCCCCACCTTAATATGCCGGCGAGCGATCGAGATCGAGCGGTTAGATAGTATCGGACGCGATTTACGGTGGCTTTATTATTCGATCTTAAGTTTCCCCAATATCGCCGCTGCATCGCTCGGTTCGCTCTCGCGGCACATCCACTTTAGATCCGTCATGATTAGCCTCTGGGCCCGCTAGAAAAATCTTGGCAAGGCAGTGGCTACTTTCATAAAGTACGTGTGACAACATCTTAGCGAGTATTGCTCCTAAATTCTTGTAAATACAACTAAAGTTACAAGATATCCCCAATATTTCTCTTATGTTTGGAGGTTCATTGTTTCAAAAAGAACAGCCAGACGGACTTAGCGCTAGAAATAATCGGTTTGCTGCATAACGCCCTGAAAACTGTAACTCCATGTGTAATTGGCTCTAAGTAACGATGATGTACTGAAGTTTTGTAAGCGACAGGCACCCGACAGATTACATGCGTCATTGTAGGTTTCAAGTTACCGTGACAATTTGGCAATCAGTGTTGAAGTTATCTTCGAGGAGTAAGTCATGTCGAATATCCCTGCCGTAAAGTCACTCCTAGATCTGTCTTGGTCAACCCGCTCTTTTAAAAGGCTTGTTGCTATCTTTAGGTCGGACAAAGCTTTCGCTTCCTTCACGTTGATAAGCATAGGAATGTTCGTTCTTTCAGGCTGCGGCACGGGAGGATACCCTGGCGGAGGGATCGAAAGTCTCTCAGTTTCCACCTCCACGATCGATGCTGGCCAGAGCATTCCAGTAACCGCTCTCGTCTCGGGAAGCTCAAGTGTTACGTGGAGCCTGTCTGGGCCGGTGTGTGTCGATACAGGCTGTGGGAGCATCTCGAATGTGACCGGGAAGACGACGACGTACACTGCGCCTGCAAGCCTCACTTCCCCGCTCAAAGTCGTGCTAACTGGCTCAGTCGCTGGTACAACGAACCACCAGATCGATACGATCACGGTTAACCCGGATCCGATTATCTCTGGAACTCCGCCGGCTGGAGTCGTCGGTTTGACCTACAGCACGACACTTATCGCAGTCCCGGGGACGGCTCCGATGAAATGGAGCATAGTGAGCGGCTCGGTACCGCCCGGATTGACGTTTGATACCACATCCGGCAAGATCGCGGGTACGCCGACAATACCCGGCACATCAAGCATTACGGTTCAACTGACCGATTCAAGTGATATTCCGTTCAGCGTGACAGCAGTAGAAACCATTACGATCACTGCGGCTCCATTACCTCTGGTGGTCCTTGCGGGCAATCCTCCATTAGGAACCGTTGGGCTTGCTTATGGAACGACGATTCATGCGAGCGGTGGGGTCCTCCCATACTCATGGAGTCTTGCCTCGGGCAGTCTGCCTCCTGGTCTGACACTGTCAGCATCAACGGGCGTCATCTCGGGAATTCCGACATTACCAGGAACCTTTGTCTTTACCGCTCAGGTTCAGGATGCGGTCGGCACCAGGGCGACCGGAGTTTTCACCATCACGATAAGCCCAGCGCCGCTCGGCCTCACCACCGGCACGCTGCCGACCGGCACTGTGGGTGTTCCGTACAACGCCACGGTCGCGGTCTCGGGTGGAACTGGGCCCTACAGCTGCTCGCTAACGGGCCCACTCCAGGCAGGTCTCTCAATCAATGCTTGTAATGTCAGCGGCACGCCCACCGTCTCTGGAACTGTCAGCCTTGTTGTCAAGGCAAGTGACTCCAGCAATCCAACTTTGATCACCACAGGAACGGTTGGTCTCACCATCAATCCGGCTCCACTCGTCATTACCACCAGCACTCTGCCGAACGGCACCGTGGGAATCCCCTACAGTGCCACCATCGGAGTATCTGGCGGAACCGCACCCTACACCTGCTCCCTTACGGGACCGTTGCAGGCTGGTCTCTCGATCACCGCTTGCACGGTTAGCGGAACTCCAACCGCAGCCGGAACTGTCAGCCTCAACGTCAAAGCCTATGATTCCAGCAGCCCGATCCTTACCACTAATGGTCCCGTTGGTCTCACCATCAATCCGGCTCCACTCGTCATCACCACCACCACTCTGCCGAACGGCACCGTAGGCATTCCCTACAACGCCACCATCGCAGTCACCGGTGGAACCGCACCTTATCTTTGCACCCTCACCGGGGCATTGCAGGCTGGCCTTTCCATCACAGGCTGCACGGTCAGTGGAACCCCCACGGTCTCTGGAACTGTAAGCCTGAATGTCAAGGCATCCGACTCCAGCAACCCAACCCTCACCACGACAGGCATAGTCGGACTTACCATCAATCCGGCTCCACTCGTCATCACCACCACCACTCTGCCGAACGGCACCGTAGGCATTCCCTACAACGCCACCATCGCAGTCACCGGTGGAACCGCACCCTACACTTGCACCCTCACCGGGCCACTACAGGCAGGCCTCTCCATCACAGGCTGCACGGTCAGCGGAACCCCCACGGTCTCTGGAACCGTAAGCCTGAATGTCAAGGCATCCGACTCCAGCAACCCGACCCTCACCACGACAGGCATAGTCGGACTCACCATCAATCCGGCTCCACTCGTCATCACCACCAGCACTCTGCCGAACGGCACCGTAGGCATTCCCTACAACGCCACCATCGCAGTCACCGGTGGAACCGCACCCTACACTTGCACCCTCACCGGGCCACTACAGGCAGGCCTCTCCATCACAGGCTGCACGGTCAGCGGAACCCCCACGGTCTCTGGAACCGTAAGCCTGAATGTCAAGGCATCCGACTCCAGCAACCCGACCCTCACCACGACAGGCATAGTCGGACTCACCATCAATCCGGCTCCACTCGTCCTCGTCATAGCCTCACCTCCACCGGCAACGGTCGGCGTCCCCTACACGGGCCCGATCAGCGTCACCGGCGGAACCGGCCCCTACACCTGCGTCCTGACTGGCGGGACACTCCCCGCCGGCCTCACCATCAGCAACTGCACCATTAGCGGAACTCCCACGACTCCTGGAACCACTACCGTTACCATCACCGCGACGGACTCCAGCAGCCCCACCATCACCACCACCGGCCCCGTCACCATCGTCGTCAACCCCGCCACCCCCACCCTCACCATCACGTCCCCTCCGGACGCGACGGTCGGCACCCCATACACGGGCCCCATCGGCGTAACCGGTGGAACCGCACCTTATACCTGCACCCTGGTCTCCGGCACCTTGCCTCCCGGCCTCACCATCAACAACTGCACCATCACTGGCACGCCGACAACCCCAGGCAAGACAATCGTCACCATCACCGCGACTGACTCAGGCAACCCGATCGCGACCACCACCGCCCCCATCACCATCAACGTTCTCCCAGTTCCTCCGCTCACCTTCACCGGTTCGCTCCCCAACGCGACTCTTAACGTCCCTTATACCCAGACCCTCGCCGCAGCAGGCGGCATCGCGCCTTACACCTATACGATAACCGCGGGCACACTCCCCCCCGGCATCACAATGAGTTCCACCGGGGTCGTCAGCGGAACACCAACCGTCGTCGGTGCCAGCAGCTTCACCGTCACGGCCACAGACTCGGAGGGCACGCCACAAACAGCCAGCCTTCCCCTTGTCCTGCTGGTCGTATACCCCACCACACCCAATGATCCTGAGTTGAAGGGACCTTACGCCTTCCTCTTTCAGGGTTATGACGATGAGGTAGCCGGCGCTCTCTCCTATCAGACCGCAACCGTCGGCAGCTTTACCGCAGACGGAACTGGAGTCCTCACCTCCGGAGAGCTGGACTCGAATCATCAGAGTTCCAATCCCACCGGCACAACCATCGCAACCAACGAGCTGCTCGGCACCTACACCATCGGTACTGACAACCGTGGCACGCTCGCCATCACCACACTCAACGCAGATGGCACCGTCGCCGGAACCGCAACCTATGCCATCACGCTCAAGGCGCCAGTCGCTCCGTCCACCATATCGGTGCAGGCTGATTTCATTGAGTCTGACAGCAACCAGTTGCAAGGCACCAAGGGCTCAGGCACCCTGCTCGCGCAGGATGCAACCTCTTACACCGCCGGTCTGACAGGGAGCTATGTCTTCGGCCTGTCGGGTGAGACACCTTGTCTGCCAGCCTGCACGATCGGCATCAGTGCAGGGCCGGTGGCGTCCGTAGGAGTCTTCAGCACAGACGGAGCGGGCAATCTCACCGCTGGTACAAGCGACGAAAACATCGCTTCCACCAAGTACCCCAACCAGGCCCTCACCGGAAGCTACACCGCAGCAGACGGCAACGGACGGCTTCAGCTTACGATGCCGACCGCAGGCGCTCCAGCCGGAGTCTATCCATCCGACTACGCGGTCTACGTCGTCAGCGCCAACCGCGCCTTCATCCTCTCTAACGACAAGCACTCCAGCTACGTCCTGCTCGGCGGATCCGCACAAAAGCAGACCCAGACGAGCTTCACCAACCTCTCCATGACCGGGCCGTACATCGGTTATGAAAATTCCCCCACAAACCCCGGACTCATCGGTGTGACGTTGCAGAACGTCCTCAACCTCTCCTCGGCAACCATCTTCCGCGGCGTCGGCGACGGTGCAGGTAACTGCAACACCACGAGCGTCGATACCGGCGGCCTCACTCAGCTTGCCAACGGACTCACTGGTCTAGGTAGCGGCGTTCCCATCCTGAACGCCCTTCTCGGCAGCTACGCATCCACTGGTAACTCTGCCTGCACCGTCGCCGGCAACGGCAGAGTCGTTCTCAACTACCCCGCACCCAGCGGTCTACTGCCGGGCATTCTCGCCCTGCTCGGCCTGCCGGATGTACCTCCGCCTGCTCGCGTTGCGTATCTTGCCAGCCCCAACCAGGGTTACTTCCTGGAGACCGGCTACGCAGGACTCGGCAACCTGGAAGCCCAGACCGGCGCTCCCTTCACCCTCGCCAATACCTTCACCGGCACCTATGTCTACGGATCCGCTCCCGCGAGCACAGTCGCCAGCATCGATAGCGCTGGCTTCATTCAGTCCAACGGAGACGGTACCGCAACCTCAACCCTCGACCTCAACATTGGAGTCGGAACCATCAACGTACTGCAGCTAGGCGTCACCACTCCTTCAACGTACACCGCACCTGATTCCACAACAGGGCGTTTCACTCTCAATGGAACGACCGTCGTCTACGCCATCAACCACAACAGGTACGTTCTGGTGGATGAGAATCCGTTGACGACCTCCCCTTCGGTAACGGTGCTGTACTAGCCGCCTGGCTCTGCTAACCCCGGGCGGCAACGCCCGGAAGGAGAAAGTACGATGCGTTCCACTACTCTGACTCTTGTCCTTGCCATCCTCGGATGCTCTGCCGCCCTCGCGCAGCAGAGCTCCGGCAACCCCGCTCTCATTGTCCCTAAACTTGACGTCTCGCTCGGTTACAACTTCATGCGAGCCAACGCACCCCCCGGCGGCTGCCCCTGCTTCAGCCTGAACGGAGGTTATCTTGCTGCAGGCGTGCATATTGTTGACTGGCTCAGCGTGGAAGGCGAAGCTACAGGAGGTCGTGCCAATGACATCAGCCTCCTCGGGCAGAACCTCAATTTGATCACCGTCGCTGCCGGACCGCGCGTGACGCTCAGCGGACATCGCATCGTCCCTTTCGGTGAAGCCCTCTTCGGTATCGCCCACGGAAGCGACTCTTACTTCCCTACCGGCACCAGCTTCACCACTTCTGCAAGCAGCTTCGCCCTCAGCGCCGGCGGAGGGCTGGACTACAGCATCAACCATCGCTATGCTATCCGTGCTCTCGACGTCCAGTACCTGCGAACAGCCTTTCCCAACGGGAACAGCAATACTCAAAACCACCTCATGATCGGCGCAGGTCTCGTCGTCAAGTTCGGAGGCCATATGCACTGGTCGCCCGCGCCCGTTGCACGAGAAGAGAAAAGACCCAGCGAGATCTCCTTCACCTGCAGCAGCGTCACGCCCACAGTCAAGGAAGGCGACATCATCGAGGTTAGCGGCCATGCCTTCACCAGCCCGGATCAACTCGCGCTTGACTATGCGTGGACCTCGGATTCCGGCGTCATCATCGGCTCCGGTCGCATGATCGCCGTGAAGACCGCGGGGATGGCACCCGGCGACTATCACGTGAAGGGAAAGGCCGCCCTCCTCTCTAGCCCAACAACCTTTGCCGAGTGCGAGGTGCCTTTTCATGTGAGCGCTCGCCCCGTGGCAGTAGCGAATGGGGCCGGGTCATCCTTAACCCCGGCCGAGATCGCCAAGAGCGATGTCATCTTCCATGAGAACGTGCAGGACGCTCTGTTCGACTATGACAGCGCGGAGATCAGGCCGGACGCCAAGGTCGCCATCGAGCATGCCGGTAAATTCCTCACAGAGCACCCGGACATTCAGGTCCTCATTGAAGGGTACGCCGACGATCGCGGCTCCGCGGAATACAATCTCGGCCTCGGCGCACAACGGGCCAGCGCAGCACGCACCGCACTCATGGAGCAAGGCATCCCACCCGAGCGGCTGAAGATCATCAGCTACGGCAAGGAAGCCCAGGTCTGCGTACAGCAGACAGAGCAGTGCTGGCAGCAGAACCGCCGCGCAGCCTTCTCCATGCACCATTGATGTCCTGACTTATAACAGAATCAACCGGTGGTGGTCGCCCTTGACATCAGGTGGCCAACCACCGCTTCACGCTCAATTTTGGGTTCTTGTTGACCTAAAAGGTCACGCTTATCACCTGCGTCATTGGCCTGCCGCTGTTTCACTTTGTATACCGTCTTCACGATATTTTTCAGCCTCATCGTTGAACTAGCTTTGGAACCTAGTTCCTCGAAGAAGGTAAAGGAGGCCACTTGGTCATAGACGCCTCAACGGTAGAAGAGATTTTGGATAAGGACGAGTTGGTTCCCTGCTTCCAACCACTGCGAGAGCTTCGAACAGGACGGCTTACCAGCTTCGAGGTACTAGCTCGCTGGGCGCATCCGACAAGGGGCCTTATTCTTCCATCAAACCTAATCGAAGTCGCTGAACGGGAAGGACTTCTGACGCGCCTCACCAAGCAACTTCTGCACAAAGCCTTTGACACAACAAAGACCCTTTCACCTTCAATTACACTTGCGATCAATGTTTCACCTCAGCAATTACGCGACGTGACGCTTGCCAATCAGATCGCCGAAATCGCACGCCGCTCGGAGTTTTCATTAGATAGGCTGACAATCGAGATCACCGAAGATGCCTTGATTGATAATCAACGACTTGCGAAGACGATTACGCAAGAATTGAAGGGTCTGGGTTGCCAACTCGTTCTTGATGACTTCGGCACTGGCTACTCAAGTTTGCGCCATCTTCATACCCTGCGCTTCGATGGTTTGAAGATTGATCGATGCTTCATCGTAGACGCACTGGAATCGCGCGAGAGCCGCAAGATTGTGGCCGCGATGATTGGTCTCGGTCAAAGCCTAAACATGACCACCGTTGCGGAAGGAATCGAGAGTGAGGAACAAGCGAGTCTACTCCTCTATCTTGGTTGCGATGTAGGACAGGGTTGGCTCTATGGGAAGCCTGCGCCAGCCATATCCATTCCACAAGTCGTAGCGTCAAAACCAACACCTCCCAAGCCGTCATGGGCACTCGCGGCTGATAGTGCGGACCCTAGGAGTCTGGAGATGCTTCCGATGCAGAGAGTCGCCCAGCTCCAGGCCATTTACGATGGCTCTCCCATCG
This DNA window, taken from Granulicella tundricola MP5ACTX9, encodes the following:
- a CDS encoding AAA family ATPase, with protein sequence MRTTKAPRRAEAFIVTKEHRRFMEFANVVRKERYIGLCYGAAGVGKTQSARRYAHWQSVEPLLTRWGPRDEADKKIYATLARSRVLFFTPDVRANFGALRHQIDDLLGRINVCIDQHTGKTARTLPWDYVELVVLDEAERLNTAALEYLRDLFDRNDIGLILIGMPGIEKRMSRYPQLYSRVGFAHHYRPLLGDELSFVLARHWQKLGLQLDGADFTDAQAIASIARITGGNFRLLRRLFLQIERVLRVNDLTVITDDVVNAARSTLVIGVS
- a CDS encoding IS5 family transposase; amino-acid sequence: MKQQTFASQSSFEKYGRKSRRELFLDEMEVVVPWPELQALVEPHYPKAGNGRRPVGLAIMLRTYFMQQWFNLSDPGVEEAFYESFTLRRFAGVDLGVAPAPDETTVLRFRHLLEKHDLGGAMLDAVNLHLAARGIRIETGTIVDATIIHAPSSTKNEKKERDPAMRQTRKGKQWYFGLKAHIGVDAKEGHVHSVATSAANVSDVHMLPDLLHGDERKVWGDGGYQGQTKAIRQAAPKAQDMTCKRTRFKNYVDEAAKKKNTTKSKVRAKVEHVFRVLKRVFGFDKVRYRGIAKNHHRLCANFALINLYLHRKHLAGTAA
- a CDS encoding beta strand repeat-containing protein, whose protein sequence is MSNIPAVKSLLDLSWSTRSFKRLVAIFRSDKAFASFTLISIGMFVLSGCGTGGYPGGGIESLSVSTSTIDAGQSIPVTALVSGSSSVTWSLSGPVCVDTGCGSISNVTGKTTTYTAPASLTSPLKVVLTGSVAGTTNHQIDTITVNPDPIISGTPPAGVVGLTYSTTLIAVPGTAPMKWSIVSGSVPPGLTFDTTSGKIAGTPTIPGTSSITVQLTDSSDIPFSVTAVETITITAAPLPLVVLAGNPPLGTVGLAYGTTIHASGGVLPYSWSLASGSLPPGLTLSASTGVISGIPTLPGTFVFTAQVQDAVGTRATGVFTITISPAPLGLTTGTLPTGTVGVPYNATVAVSGGTGPYSCSLTGPLQAGLSINACNVSGTPTVSGTVSLVVKASDSSNPTLITTGTVGLTINPAPLVITTSTLPNGTVGIPYSATIGVSGGTAPYTCSLTGPLQAGLSITACTVSGTPTAAGTVSLNVKAYDSSSPILTTNGPVGLTINPAPLVITTTTLPNGTVGIPYNATIAVTGGTAPYLCTLTGALQAGLSITGCTVSGTPTVSGTVSLNVKASDSSNPTLTTTGIVGLTINPAPLVITTTTLPNGTVGIPYNATIAVTGGTAPYTCTLTGPLQAGLSITGCTVSGTPTVSGTVSLNVKASDSSNPTLTTTGIVGLTINPAPLVITTSTLPNGTVGIPYNATIAVTGGTAPYTCTLTGPLQAGLSITGCTVSGTPTVSGTVSLNVKASDSSNPTLTTTGIVGLTINPAPLVLVIASPPPATVGVPYTGPISVTGGTGPYTCVLTGGTLPAGLTISNCTISGTPTTPGTTTVTITATDSSSPTITTTGPVTIVVNPATPTLTITSPPDATVGTPYTGPIGVTGGTAPYTCTLVSGTLPPGLTINNCTITGTPTTPGKTIVTITATDSGNPIATTTAPITINVLPVPPLTFTGSLPNATLNVPYTQTLAAAGGIAPYTYTITAGTLPPGITMSSTGVVSGTPTVVGASSFTVTATDSEGTPQTASLPLVLLVVYPTTPNDPELKGPYAFLFQGYDDEVAGALSYQTATVGSFTADGTGVLTSGELDSNHQSSNPTGTTIATNELLGTYTIGTDNRGTLAITTLNADGTVAGTATYAITLKAPVAPSTISVQADFIESDSNQLQGTKGSGTLLAQDATSYTAGLTGSYVFGLSGETPCLPACTIGISAGPVASVGVFSTDGAGNLTAGTSDENIASTKYPNQALTGSYTAADGNGRLQLTMPTAGAPAGVYPSDYAVYVVSANRAFILSNDKHSSYVLLGGSAQKQTQTSFTNLSMTGPYIGYENSPTNPGLIGVTLQNVLNLSSATIFRGVGDGAGNCNTTSVDTGGLTQLANGLTGLGSGVPILNALLGSYASTGNSACTVAGNGRVVLNYPAPSGLLPGILALLGLPDVPPPARVAYLASPNQGYFLETGYAGLGNLEAQTGAPFTLANTFTGTYVYGSAPASTVASIDSAGFIQSNGDGTATSTLDLNIGVGTINVLQLGVTTPSTYTAPDSTTGRFTLNGTTVVYAINHNRYVLVDENPLTTSPSVTVLY
- a CDS encoding PAS domain-containing protein, which gives rise to MKKSENVSASGLSACARIVGASEMAGRVRNYIWRDTLLGPIEGWPHALVSSVNLALNSSVAAALYWGPELIFICNDASVRMMGDYLNDFLGLSAEKLWMEHWPNVEQQFRAVLTNGESFTGEGVPFTFKRANPSDEIHFTYSLSPIYDEGSVVGIYRTLDDMTGQVVAMRNLAEANERLRMALTAGCLGVWDWHIHTGIVYADETTAKLYSIDPNEAGTGVSNKLFERMLHLDDIAPLSDAIIGCITTGKEYSVDVRVNRGDGSYRWVRSMGRCVYDKNGHAYRVTGLKSDVTDLRRSESKPQAAQGTLLPIEAWEKLPLHMQSLLRGTLPFLVDSPDQIRLVVVPDVNGTQISLRVAATDLGKAIGKQGRTIRAFRTILQAVNGIGEHRYSIDIESRAASDSNQA